ccagtttTAGTgaacctacagttatttacccatttctatgGCTGTGTgattattactggagcaattaggcaagtaccttgctcaaggatactagagctagaagtgggatttgaagctgcgaactttggatccaaaagcattGAAGTGTGTATTAATTatgatatatataaaattaactgtaaagttgtatgcagttactcgtgtgatgaacattggttcttATGGTGGAAATTAACagactaactgtacttaagaatcatgcatctgcatctaagtctctctttctgctaatgtaatgcacacattcctgacgatggatggatggatggataagatgtacgtcgctttggagaaaagtgtctgcaaaatgttaCTTATAGGGACATCATACAAGGTTGCAAGGTAATCTGCAGGTGACAGTTCAGGAAATTTTGTTTCAGGTGGTTAAGATTACATGATGTCATTGGCTTGGGGTTACGGCATGTCCGGAATCTTCTACAAGAACGATGCTCCGCTCACTAGAGTGGAGCTCATTGTGCCCGTTTATCCCCCACACTTTTCCTACAGTGATGCTTAACACAGTTGGATGGAACGCATGAACACACATGACTGCCCCTTCCAGACGCCACCCTCCTGCTCAGCGTGTGTGAGCCATAGGAGGGGCTGAATGGAGACACTGAAACTGGAGCGCTCCAAAGAGCGGCGGGTTAGGTGGGCACTTCTCGGAGGGGCTCACCCCAGACCCTGTGTTTGTCCTCCTCTCTGCAGAGGCTGGACAGCTGCTGGTGTGCGGTCAGAACCACAGAGGACAGCTTGGCCTTGGCCACACCTCGGAGGTCACGACCTTCCGCCTCTGCTTTTCCTTGGGTCAGCGGTCAGTTCGCCAGGTGTCCTGCGGGTGGGACTTCACTCTTATTCTGACTGGTGAGTCCAGGATCTTTGCCACCTGTCCACTTTACCTCAACATCCCTTGAACCTGAGGCCTAGCTGACATGTTGTATGGCCTGTTCCACCTTGCTTTACCTTGTTTCGCCGTGCTCTGTCTTGTTTTACCcactttcagtgtgtgtgagcttgtTCCATAGTGCTTGCCCATCTCACCCTATTCTTCCCTGTTTGTCTTGTTCCTTCTACAAATTGTTTTACCCTGTTCCTCACTGCTCCAACCTGTTTTATCCTGTTTCAGTCTTTGTAACTTTGTCGTCCCCTCCCCCATTTTACCTTGCTCTTTCCCTGCTCCGCCTTGTTTTGTTTACCCTTCTCCATGCTGTTCCATCCCACTCCACCTTGTTTTACCCTGTTCCTGGGGTCAATGTATATAGTTTTCATTCCAGATAAATTCTCCACCGAATTTATACATCATACTCAAAGACATTTTGTCTatattcgggggggggggggtcacgccTGCTTGACCCCTCGGTTGAGGGAGGAGCAATGTTGGACTTCATTCAGAGAAAGTTCATGACGAATTAGTGCGTCACGTGGGTGATGTATATTGATGATGAGCTCTGTATATTGGATGAAGGTCCTCCAATTAGGAGGGTCATGAAGCCTCATTCTCCAGTCACTATCTAATCAGAGACATTTTAAATGGATCTCCACAATGGCATCGTTTGCATCGTTAGCATCATTTGCATCGTTAACATCAGCGCAGAGCCCTTTGCAGAGGTCAATGAGAAGACAAAATGACGTGGAACAGAACTGAGGGTGTAGAGGTGGAATAAGCTTGTGGGCTAATATTTCATATGGAATATTCACCTAGGGACCATTTACAGATAGACATTCCAACAACAGATACACTTCAATGACAAACAGTTTGCTGCATTAATGCAACTGGCTGCAGGAAGGTagaggtgcgtgcgtgcgcgcgcgcttgcTTCCTCCGGGCTGAAGGAACAGCGTGactctgttttactgtgtgacacacagcagctcGCTCAGGGTTCTCACTGACCTCTTAAACGACTGCTGATGAAGCTGAATATGAACGATGAATATTGATTATGAAAACGTTCCTCTCTGGTGGAGCAGATGGCGGACAGGTGCTGGCGTGTGGATCTAATACCTACGGGCAGCTGGGCCTCCCGCAGGTACCTGGACACACCGCAGAGCCCCTGCCCCTCCAGGTGAGGCCTGTGCTGCTCAATTTCAGTAAAGGAGAGTTGTGTTGGTTATAGGGACcagttgccatggtaacagcaaTGTCCTGTGCCCCCCTTCCCTCCCAGGCATTGAAAGAACACGTGCTGTGTGTGGCTGCGGGACTTCGACACGCTCTGGCCGTCACGTGTGAGTTGGTCGTGCCGCTGCTCTCGTGAAGGCGATACAGAACGCTTGTCTTCCTCGAACAGCTGCACACTCAGGGACAGGGACCTCAATGCTGTGTGTCCAGCTAAAGCTGTACTGTCCTGTCCAGGTCTGGGGGGAGTGTACCAGTGGGGGAAGGGTCTCTCCAGCCAGGCCAAAAGAGCACTGTCCCCGCAAGCCATCCCAGAACACCTCACATCCAAGGAGCCCTGCCTGGTTCCAGGTGAGCTTCCCTATGACATCagcaaatggttttttttttttttttttttttaaaaaagaattctaTACAATGTGGAACTTTAAATGAAAGcaacaaataatttttgtgATGTTAATTTCGTGAGTGTGAGAGTCTGATCTCACACTGCGCACTTTCCCGGGTTCACCTGAGGAGGTGCTTCTCACACGGCTGATGGCCACACACCTTCTTCCTGTCCCCTCCAGGGTTAGACGACGTGACTCCACAGAGGGTGGTGGCTGGTGCAGCCCACTGCGTCTGTCTCACAAGTAAGCAGCACCTGACCTGTGCCTGCAGGTTGCAGAGCAGTTCAACAAAAGACAAGGATCTGATTCAGGCTGGTGTGGtgtcataactttttttttgtttgtttttttttttttttttcatcctccagcagggggcgatgTATTCCTTTGGGGCAGCAACAAGCAGGGCCAGCTGGGCACCACAAGGTCCTTCGTAGCCTGGCCCGCCCTCCTGGACCGCACTCTAATGGGTGGGGAGAGCGTCACAGATGTCTGGAGCGGTTGGGCACACTTGGTGGCCAAGACAGGTCAGTCATTCAGTACGAATGAAGGTGTATGTGCACACGACCCTCCGGTCGCTGTGGAGACAGTGTTCTGCTGTCTCTGTTTGTGAATCCTGGGAGAATGGAAACTCCTGTTTCCTCTCTGATGTAAGCTGTGAGTGATTGCCATTACAGCGATgccttttcttttgtctttcagaAAGTGGGAGGGTCTTTTCATGGGGAAGGAGTGATTATGGGCAGCTGGGGAG
Above is a genomic segment from Scleropages formosus chromosome 5, fSclFor1.1, whole genome shotgun sequence containing:
- the sergef gene encoding secretion-regulating guanine nucleotide exchange factor isoform X2; translation: MDSVKSFSALSSSALFTWGANSHGQLGHAYAEDVYEPRVARCELPAGGLRALCGGGGHSALITEAGQLLVCGQNHRGQLGLGHTSEVTTFRLCFSLGQRSVRQVSCGWDFTLILTDGGQVLACGSNTYGQLGLPQVPGHTAEPLPLQALKEHVLCVAAGLRHALAVTCLGGVYQWGKGLSSQAKRALSPQAIPEHLTSKEPCLVPGLDDVTPQRVVAGAAHCVCLTRGDVFLWGSNKQGQLGTTRSFVAWPALLDRTLMGGESVTDVWSGWAHLVAKTESGRVFSWGRSDYGQLGRAVSASQSLRVPSGDSVTVDSGLVACIPVQVEALAGAAQIACGSEHNLAIVGDRLLSWGWNEHGMCGDGSCADVPHPTPIAVLQDARPVLIGCGAGHSMALCTTTVFGPTRTAEGASGGRGDMVGTTPLPSRLTPPTSGTSCSTAQDTG
- the sergef gene encoding secretion-regulating guanine nucleotide exchange factor isoform X1 gives rise to the protein MDSVKSFSALSSSALFTWGANSHGQLGHAYAEDVYEPRVARCELPAGGLRALCGGGGHSALITEAGQLLVCGQNHRGQLGLGHTSEVTTFRLCFSLGQRSVRQVSCGWDFTLILTDGGQVLACGSNTYGQLGLPQVPGHTAEPLPLQALKEHVLCVAAGLRHALAVTCLGGVYQWGKGLSSQAKRALSPQAIPEHLTSKEPCLVPGLDDVTPQRVVAGAAHCVCLTTGGDVFLWGSNKQGQLGTTRSFVAWPALLDRTLMGGESVTDVWSGWAHLVAKTESGRVFSWGRSDYGQLGRAVSASQSLRVPSGDSVTVDSGLVACIPVQVEALAGAAQIACGSEHNLAIVGDRLLSWGWNEHGMCGDGSCADVPHPTPIAVLQDARPVLIGCGAGHSMALCTTTVFGPTRTAEGASGGRGDMVGTTPLPSRLTPPTSGTSCSTAQDTG